The Zingiber officinale cultivar Zhangliang chromosome 2A, Zo_v1.1, whole genome shotgun sequence genomic sequence GAAGATTCAGTTTCCTCCCAAATTATGCTGTGTAGGTCTCATCTTTATGGGGAAGAATGAGATGGAAATATTATTTCCATTTGCTGCGGCACTTAAGAAGCTTGATTTACAGTATACATTTCTCAGCACTGAGGATCATTGTCAGTTAATCCAGCGTTGCCCAAACTTAGAAGTTCTTGAGGTAGTGAACACCACCCATCCTTGTTTCGCTTGATTTCTCAGCTTCTCTAATACTGTAGTTCCATTAACTCGTTTTCCTTGATAGGTGAGGGATGTGATTGGAGATAGAGGATTAGAGGTTGTTGCACAGACATGTAAGAAGCTCAGAAGGCTAAGGATAGAACGAGGGGATGATGACCAAGGTCTGGAGGATGAACAGGGATGTGTTTCCCAAGCCGGTCTATCGTCTCTAGCACAGGGATGCCTTGAATTGGAATACCTGGCAGTATATGTATCTGATATAACAAATGCAGCTCTAGAGTGTCTGGGCACTTACAGCAAAAACCTCTGTGATTTTCGTCTTGTTTTACTGGATAGAGAACAGAGGATAACAGATTTGCCACTTGACAATGGGGTTCGTGCCCTGCTGAAGGGTTGCGCCAAGATCAGAAGATTTGCCCTTTATCTGAGACCTGGTGGACTCTCCGATGTTGGTCTCGGTTACATTGGACAGTACAGTAACAACGTACGGTGGATACTCATGGGTAATATTGGGGAATCTGACCGAGGGTTGCTTCGGTTTTCGCAAGGGTGTCCACGCCTACAAAAGCTAGAACTGAGGAGCTGTTGCTTCACTGAGCGTGCTCTAGCCATGGCTGCTCTGCGTCTTCCTTCTTTGAGATATCTGTGGGTGCAGGGTTATGTGGCATCCCCTTTTGGCAATGACCTTCTGCTCATGGCACGCGCCTTCTGGAACATAGAATTCATACCTCCAAAACACGATGTCAATGAAACTGAAGACAGACGAGGTAACATAGAGAGCCAGGCACAAATTCTCGCTTATTATTCCCTCGCCGGAAAACGAGTTGACTGTCCTGATTCTGTGATTCCGTTGCACCCAGCCTGAGCATCGCACACCATTCCTCtcatctagtttatttttctCCTACTTAATCGTTGATTATAATTGATGGTGGCACTAGTGATGAACATGTGTATATGTGGTCTGTATCATGCCGATAAAATTCAAGCAGCCAGTACTGTAATAAGCTGTCTTTGTGAGCCTATAATTAAAAGAGTTTTATGTGACTTTGTTGCTTTCTGATTAGCTTAACATGAGTTAGATGCTGATTCAGCTTTGTCCATTTCTTTCTTGGCAATCTCTATCGATCTTAATCTCCACAAAAATGAAGCCAGAAGAAATTTAACTTGCAAGTACTAaatttatcttcttttttttttgtatgttATTATTTGCTTTACCCTTTCTCGCAATGTAGTTGAGTGGTCTTTTCCATGTTTGCTGAAATGCCCATGTGAAATTGCTTTGCCTTTTGCTATGTAAATCAAATCTTCATTTCATTTCCATGCTTGAAGTGAGCTAAAGCCAGATTGATCGAACTGATCGATCTGGGTAGGGTCTCTGCACGATACATTTGGATCGGACGACAGATCCTGAATCACTACTCCGGAATTGGAAGCAACACCTGCTCTTGCTGCAATTCCTCTGAAGCCATCGAAGAGCTCTAAAGGTAAACTTGTTCTCCAACTTGCACAAAACGTGAGGCTTCTATGTACAATCTCGAATGAGCTCTAATTCTAGATTCTATTGAACACTAAGTTTTCGCTGAAACTGAAGCACGGTTTTTGTTCTAGATAATTGTTCCAAAAAATCACTTTCACAGTAAGTGAAAGAATGTAGTTGCCCATGCAGTCTCCTAAACATTCACACAGTTTAAATCTCAATTATGGTGTATTGTAGAATATTTTTCTCTAGTGAAATGATAAACATATGATGTTAGGCTGCTAAGCCCACTGCAAGCACTTTCAGATTTTTGCCAGCGGAAATTTTTTTGGATACAATTGGTCATCCCAGATTAGTCGGTCAAAGTGTTGAATATcgctaaaaaataataaaataataaaatctcaAGATTTCACGTCCCAAGGGTATATTTATTCATCAAATCGGGCAATACCACTAGTGACAAAATAAGTAATATGATACCAAACTCagtttatataaaataaatattgatGCAAAATAAAAACCTACTAACTTTTTAAATACTAATGTGTGTATATATGCATGAATATGAATATATGAATATGCTAAACTAAACAAGCTAAAACAAAACTCACAGATTTGACACGGAGAGAAAATCGTAAATAGAGAtagcaaaaaataaaccaaacaatTCGAAAGAGAATTCAAACTCAAGTGGGATTGATAGTCATGACTTCTAAGCGACACGACATATTCTCTATCTACTAATCTAGAAGTCATAGGAAAAAtaaggggtagtgagtataaTGACTCAGCGAGTATAAGAAGAATAGTGCATAAACTACATAGGATAAGCAGATCAAAAGAAACAGTCTCGGTAATGTTACTTACAATTAAAAGTAAGTGCACCAATATAATTATCTGCTAACAAAAGTATAAACAATAACATATCCCTCCAATATTTTACTGAACTAGGTATAATTAATAAATTGGGAGTACATACAGTACATTCAAAA encodes the following:
- the LOC122043343 gene encoding coronatine-insensitive protein homolog 1b-like, coding for MSARTLNRVMSFGISDLALEFVLGYVDDPRDREAVSLVCKKWYQIDALSRKHVTIAICYSTSPGRLRRRFPNLESLQLKGKPRAAMFNLIPEDWGGYVGPWIREIAEAFNCLKSLHLRRMIVKDEDIRVLVKARGHMLESLKLDKCSGLSTDGLLLVARSCRCLRILSLEESSISGNDAKWIHELAVNNSVLETLNFYMTELRVAPEDLELLAKNCRSLVSLKISECDISYLISFFLIATKLEEFGGGSFNDQVGDLDKYMKIQFPPKLCCVGLIFMGKNEMEILFPFAAALKKLDLQYTFLSTEDHCQLIQRCPNLEVLEVRDVIGDRGLEVVAQTCKKLRRLRIERGDDDQGLEDEQGCVSQAGLSSLAQGCLELEYLAVYVSDITNAALECLGTYSKNLCDFRLVLLDREQRITDLPLDNGVRALLKGCAKIRRFALYLRPGGLSDVGLGYIGQYSNNVRWILMGNIGESDRGLLRFSQGCPRLQKLELRSCCFTERALAMAALRLPSLRYLWVQGYVASPFGNDLLLMARAFWNIEFIPPKHDVNETEDRRGNIESQAQILAYYSLAGKRVDCPDSVIPLHPA